The genome window GCGGAGGTAATGCGCCAATTTGAGTCGGTTGGACGCCGCATTTATCAACTAGGCAGGGGACTTCAACAACGCAATCGCTTGGTAGGTTGGAAATCAGACTATTATTTTGAACATTGCCATAAATCACCCTCGGCTGACCGGTTTCCATGCTGTGGATAATCAGCGAGCCGTATTCGTTGCTGCGCTTGACCGAGATAGGATCGTCACTCTCATAACGCTCCTTCATCTCCTGCCATCGCTCGATTTGTACTCGGCATCGCCTTGGGTATTCGTCGATAATCCATTCGAACTTATTTAGAAGATCGGGGCGATCGCGGCGAATGAAATGGGGCACGTATTCGGCAAAGTGTTCGCTGCTCTCAGTAACGAAATAGCCCAGACGCTTCATCATCTCATATCGCACTCGATTAAAGTCAGGCTGAGTGTCCTCTTCGACCCGCTTCATTAGGCGTGGGTAGAGGTCTTCGCCCTTATGTTCGAACTTGAGGTAGAACGCCATGTGATTGATCCCGGCGCAAAGGTAATCGATTTCAAGCAAAGGAAGCTGAAGATCACTGGCAAGCTGCCATGCAGTTCCCTGAACGCTGTGACACAAACCCACCATCTTGACTTTGGTGGCCCGATTGACTGCCCAGCAGAGCATTGCCATCGGATTTGAGTAGTTCAGTAATTGAGCGTTCGGGCAAAGCTCTTCGATATCCCGGCAAATATCGAGCAAGACGGGGATAGTCCGAAGCCCGCGCATAATACCGCCGATGCCGAGAGTATCACCAATCGACTGTCTAAGGCCATATTTCTTGGGAATTTCGAAGTCAAGCATCGTCGCCGGTTCGAACCCACCGACTTGGATGCTATTGATAATATAATCCGCGCCTTCGAGCGCTTCACGTCTGTTCAGATGA of bacterium contains these proteins:
- a CDS encoding alpha-glucosidase/alpha-galactosidase, whose amino-acid sequence is MAKIAFIGAGSVVFSENLLGDVLSFPELGESHIALMDIDEARLSTAERMAKKVGQALGANPKVTAHLNRREALEGADYIINSIQVGGFEPATMLDFEIPKKYGLRQSIGDTLGIGGIMRGLRTIPVLLDICRDIEELCPNAQLLNYSNPMAMLCWAVNRATKVKMVGLCHSVQGTAWQLASDLQLPLLEIDYLCAGINHMAFYLKFEHKGEDLYPRLMKRVEEDTQPDFNRVRYEMMKRLGYFVTESSEHFAEYVPHFIRRDRPDLLNKFEWIIDEYPRRCRVQIERWQEMKERYESDDPISVKRSNEYGSLIIHSMETGQPRVIYGNVQNNSLISNLPSDCVVEVPCLVDKCGVQPTQIGALPPQLAAIIQTNINVQSLTVEAALKGKREHIYQAAMLDPHTAAELTLDEIWSMVDDLLEAHKPYLPKYS